Proteins from one Terriglobales bacterium genomic window:
- a CDS encoding AI-2E family transporter, whose product MESSPLISSTTSRNQIKVAGLLLATLVVIYLCYRILLPFFPALTWAIALAVVTRPLHRVLDRRLRNRTLSSFLAVIIITLVLVIPLFVITEQVVSEGIGAVRTVRSPEFQDKMRVVLSENPRLANAVDWVQQRINISGQAQAIAGTAANTAQAALAVSLAGLGQLFIALFTVFFLLRDFEVFDGFVRGLMPLSRKDADDVISRVKLTIDASVRGRIVIAAIQGTLGGLMFWFLGLPAPLLWGSVMAVFALVPMLGAFVVWVPAALFLVITGHMYKAIILAVWGALVIGTADNLLYPMLVGRDIRMHTVMIFFSVLGGVAAFGASGLVVGPVIFAVAGALIEMWSRRSAPAVVEPVSTTSVTS is encoded by the coding sequence ATGGAAAGCTCACCGCTCATATCCTCTACCACCAGCCGTAATCAGATTAAAGTCGCCGGACTGCTTCTGGCTACGCTGGTCGTCATTTATCTCTGTTATCGGATATTGCTGCCGTTCTTTCCGGCTTTGACCTGGGCAATCGCTCTCGCCGTGGTGACGCGGCCCCTACACAGAGTTCTTGACCGGCGGCTGAGGAACCGTACCCTTTCTTCTTTTCTTGCTGTCATCATCATTACCCTGGTGCTGGTAATTCCGCTGTTCGTGATTACGGAGCAAGTTGTATCGGAAGGAATCGGTGCCGTCCGGACTGTGCGATCTCCGGAGTTCCAAGACAAAATGCGGGTGGTTCTGAGCGAGAATCCCAGGCTGGCGAATGCTGTCGATTGGGTACAGCAGAGGATCAACATCTCCGGTCAGGCGCAGGCTATTGCGGGCACCGCCGCCAACACCGCGCAGGCCGCTCTCGCCGTCTCGCTAGCGGGGCTCGGTCAACTATTCATTGCTCTCTTTACTGTCTTTTTTCTGCTCAGAGACTTCGAAGTCTTCGACGGTTTTGTCAGGGGCTTGATGCCGCTTTCCAGAAAAGACGCCGACGACGTGATCTCGCGTGTGAAGTTGACGATTGATGCGTCCGTGCGCGGCCGGATTGTGATCGCGGCGATTCAGGGCACGCTCGGCGGACTGATGTTCTGGTTCCTGGGACTGCCGGCCCCACTGCTGTGGGGATCGGTCATGGCCGTGTTTGCTCTCGTGCCGATGCTGGGTGCCTTTGTCGTATGGGTCCCCGCAGCATTGTTCCTCGTGATAACCGGTCACATGTATAAGGCGATCATTCTTGCGGTCTGGGGCGCTCTGGTGATCGGCACTGCCGATAATCTTCTTTATCCCATGCTGGTCGGCAGGGACATCCGTATGCACACGGTCATGATCTTCTTCTCGGTCCTTGGCGGAGTCGCGGCATTCGGCGCTTCGGGCCTGGTGGTTGGGCCTGTGATCTTCGCAGTTGCGGGAGCGCTGATCGAGATGTGGAGCCGCAGGTCAGCGCCGGCGGTAGTTGAACCCGTGTCTACCACGTCCGTCACGTCGTGA
- a CDS encoding flagellar motor protein MotB, giving the protein MSTRIIVKKARAHAGHHGGAWKVAYADFVTAMMALFIVLWLLNSNKQVQEAIGGYFKDPTGSSKKVGSDMRGSGDYFAITKDDMPKLKEQLTKALRKVPNFEKLSKQIEMTVTAEGLRIELIEEANGTFFDLGSAEPSLSGQELLTALAKEIGKLPNKVSIEGHTDSKPYMGDLYSNWELSVDRANTARRIMQNAALSGKQLLQVRGLADQHLRLPAKPDDPSNRRISVIVHYVELQDQPKDAAAHAQTAQAASH; this is encoded by the coding sequence ATGTCCACTCGCATTATCGTAAAAAAAGCACGCGCCCACGCAGGCCATCACGGTGGCGCATGGAAGGTGGCCTACGCGGACTTCGTCACCGCGATGATGGCGTTGTTCATTGTGCTGTGGCTGCTAAACAGTAACAAGCAGGTGCAGGAAGCAATCGGCGGTTACTTCAAGGATCCGACGGGCTCATCCAAGAAGGTCGGCAGCGATATGCGGGGCTCTGGCGATTACTTCGCAATCACCAAAGACGACATGCCCAAACTGAAGGAACAACTCACCAAGGCGCTGCGCAAGGTTCCCAATTTCGAAAAGCTCAGCAAGCAGATCGAAATGACGGTCACCGCCGAAGGTCTTCGCATTGAGTTGATCGAAGAGGCAAACGGGACGTTCTTCGACCTGGGGAGCGCAGAGCCGAGCCTCAGCGGCCAGGAACTGCTGACCGCACTCGCAAAGGAAATCGGAAAGCTGCCGAACAAGGTTTCCATTGAGGGACACACTGACTCGAAGCCCTACATGGGGGACCTGTATTCGAACTGGGAACTTTCCGTTGATCGTGCCAACACGGCACGGCGCATTATGCAGAATGCCGCCTTGAGCGGGAAGCAACTACTTCAGGTACGCGGACTGGCCGACCAGCATTTGCGGCTTCCCGCCAAACCGGATGATCCTTCGAACCGGAGGATTTCGGTGATTGTGCACTACGTGGAACTACAGGACCAACCGAAAGACGCAGCAGCACACGCCCAGACGGCGCAGGCAGCATCCCACTAG
- the motA gene encoding flagellar motor stator protein MotA, with amino-acid sequence MFVIIGLLVVFGAVLGGYLLEHGRIAVLLQPAELLIIGGAGIGTVLIANPLHVLKKIVSGVIGSLKPSRFGKQRYLETLKLCYEILNKARREGLMGLESDVEDPGKSQIFSKHAWFLKDHHTRDFVCDTMRMAITGGVDPFDLDQMMESDIEVSHHEASVPVAALSTMADSLPGLGIVAAVLGVVITMGALGGPPEEIGQKVAAALVGTFLGILMCYGFVGPVASNMAKSAEEENQYHNVLRIVLLSFIKGNAPIQALEFGRRAIPGRVRPTFQEMESTAKGANAAAAQGK; translated from the coding sequence GTGTTCGTAATCATCGGTCTTCTCGTGGTATTCGGCGCGGTGCTGGGCGGATATCTGCTCGAACATGGACGAATCGCCGTGCTGCTGCAGCCGGCGGAGTTGCTGATTATCGGCGGCGCAGGCATCGGTACTGTGCTGATTGCCAATCCGCTCCACGTTCTGAAGAAGATTGTCAGCGGCGTGATTGGCTCACTGAAACCATCACGTTTCGGTAAGCAACGCTACCTGGAGACTCTGAAACTCTGCTACGAAATCCTGAACAAGGCTCGCCGAGAAGGTCTGATGGGGTTGGAATCCGACGTGGAAGATCCCGGCAAGAGCCAGATCTTCTCCAAGCACGCCTGGTTCCTGAAAGACCATCACACGCGTGATTTCGTTTGCGACACCATGCGGATGGCCATCACCGGTGGCGTGGACCCATTCGATCTGGATCAAATGATGGAATCTGATATTGAGGTCTCGCATCATGAGGCGTCGGTCCCTGTGGCCGCGCTGAGCACCATGGCCGATTCTCTCCCGGGATTAGGCATCGTGGCAGCCGTTCTTGGCGTTGTGATCACGATGGGCGCACTCGGCGGCCCACCGGAAGAAATCGGTCAAAAAGTAGCGGCGGCATTGGTGGGAACGTTCCTCGGAATCCTGATGTGCTATGGGTTTGTGGGCCCGGTTGCGTCGAATATGGCGAAGTCGGCGGAAGAAGAGAATCAGTATCACAACGTGCTGCGAATCGTGCTGCTGTCGTTCATCAAGGGAAATGCGCCGATCCAGGCTCTTGAGTTCGGGCGCCGCGCGATTCCCGGCAGGGTGCGCCCCACCTTTCAGGAGATGGAATCGACAGCGAAAGGTGCGAATGCAGCGGCAGCGCAGGGGAAATAA
- a CDS encoding PAS domain-containing protein, translating into MVTSLEHNPAIFRDFADLLPFGAYVVDTNHKVLFWNKRAEQITGYLSQDILGRKCGDGMLDHCSPGGSVVCGSDHCPLEKVTHAGETFESKLFLRHIEGHRVPVLVRTFLLRDERLKSTLIAQVFQEESVGPDGLCWISEHIDRFDQQMGLPSVVASRAQLQLSMSLPKSHSAALVVEIERLREMAINRGREMANVALRALAQTVSRVLTVPHYLGCWTGSRLLVVVPNSSPELLQTLNETLENAGSACGIMWWGERVVCRVRAQGVMLEEYDSVESLLRVLAPDEELPERASCS; encoded by the coding sequence ATGGTGACTTCTCTCGAACACAATCCCGCGATCTTCCGCGATTTCGCCGATCTGCTGCCATTCGGCGCCTACGTGGTGGACACCAACCACAAGGTGCTGTTCTGGAATAAGCGAGCCGAGCAGATTACCGGGTATCTCTCGCAGGATATCCTTGGCCGGAAGTGCGGCGACGGCATGCTCGACCACTGCTCTCCCGGCGGCTCGGTGGTGTGCGGTTCGGATCACTGCCCGCTGGAGAAAGTAACTCACGCCGGAGAGACGTTCGAGTCGAAACTCTTTCTTCGGCATATTGAAGGTCATCGTGTGCCGGTGCTGGTTAGAACGTTTCTGCTGCGCGACGAACGATTGAAATCGACTCTCATTGCGCAAGTATTCCAGGAAGAAAGCGTCGGACCGGACGGCCTGTGCTGGATCAGCGAGCATATCGATCGATTCGATCAGCAGATGGGTTTGCCTTCGGTGGTCGCATCGAGAGCACAACTGCAATTAAGCATGTCACTACCGAAGAGCCACAGCGCCGCACTGGTTGTAGAGATCGAACGCCTCCGCGAGATGGCCATCAACCGCGGGCGTGAGATGGCGAATGTTGCGCTCCGGGCCCTCGCACAAACGGTGTCACGTGTCCTGACGGTGCCGCACTATCTTGGCTGCTGGACCGGGTCTCGCCTGCTGGTGGTCGTTCCGAACAGCAGTCCAGAGCTCCTCCAGACGCTGAACGAAACTCTCGAAAACGCAGGCAGCGCCTGCGGAATCATGTGGTGGGGCGAGCGAGTGGTCTGTCGCGTACGAGCACAGGGAGTCATGCTCGAAGAGTACGACTCAGTCGAGAGTCTTCTTCGCGTCCTGGCTCCTGACGAAGAACTGCCGGAGAGAGCATCGTGTTCGTAA
- a CDS encoding diacylglycerol kinase family protein — MLLNAGSGDQKKREVADQLRSFAQERGLELDVHLVNGNDIAAQARHARDAGYDTVIAGGGDGTINAVASELIGSGVRMGVLPLGTFNYFARQLGIPQEVPECFSVCSQPDGQDITLAQVNGRVFLNNASIGLYPQILWIREKTYRHWGRSRLAAYWAVVQAFARPRVNLRLTLTLDGEKHYVKTPMIFVARNSYQLREFELDGPACVDADGFAVFVLPAVGRLGLLRLAWRMLRRRIETPHDIKVLCGRELEIHGARRRATLALDGERFKLNLPLRFRVVPRALRMIVPAVKNGEAAA; from the coding sequence GTGCTCTTAAACGCGGGATCGGGTGACCAGAAGAAACGTGAGGTTGCCGACCAACTCCGTTCGTTTGCCCAGGAAAGGGGACTGGAGCTCGACGTTCACTTAGTGAACGGTAACGATATCGCCGCTCAAGCGAGGCATGCCCGTGATGCGGGATACGACACGGTAATCGCCGGCGGAGGCGACGGAACCATCAACGCAGTTGCCTCAGAACTGATTGGTTCCGGAGTACGGATGGGAGTTCTTCCGCTTGGCACCTTCAACTACTTTGCCCGCCAACTCGGAATTCCGCAGGAAGTCCCCGAATGCTTCAGCGTGTGTTCCCAACCGGATGGCCAAGACATCACCCTCGCCCAGGTAAACGGACGCGTGTTCCTGAACAATGCGAGCATCGGACTTTATCCGCAGATTCTCTGGATCCGTGAGAAGACGTACCGACACTGGGGTCGTAGCCGGCTCGCGGCCTATTGGGCAGTGGTGCAGGCATTTGCTCGGCCCCGGGTGAATCTGCGACTCACCCTGACGCTTGATGGCGAGAAGCATTACGTGAAGACGCCCATGATCTTCGTCGCACGGAACAGCTACCAACTGCGCGAGTTCGAACTCGACGGCCCTGCCTGCGTCGATGCCGATGGCTTTGCTGTATTCGTATTGCCGGCGGTCGGGCGACTTGGCCTGCTCCGGCTCGCCTGGCGCATGTTGCGTCGTCGTATCGAAACTCCGCACGACATTAAGGTCCTATGCGGGCGGGAGTTAGAGATCCACGGGGCGCGTCGCCGCGCTACGCTCGCGCTGGACGGTGAACGCTTCAAACTGAATCTGCCGCTCAGGTTTCGGGTGGTTCCACGCGCACTGCGGATGATCGTTCCCGCCGTGAAGAATGGGGAAGCGGCCGCATAA
- a CDS encoding metallophosphoesterase family protein: MRILVHLSDLHFGKADPVLLEPLLQSIEQIAPDVVVISGDLTQRARAHQFKEARAFLDRLKAPTVVIPGNHDIPLNVIERFAMPLTKYRRHIARDIEPTYQDDEVSIFSINTARSLTTDRGSISTAQLNRAARFFAQAKPGAVRIVVTHHPFDFPRAIREKYRVRRAQRAMEVLARHQADLFLAGHAHRCFTVCSAERYRIAGYSALIVQAGTSISSRTRDEPNSFNVLRIARPYISVQSIFWSPEKRQFVGAQPANFQHSGQGWQPSTSIEQEKVG, encoded by the coding sequence ATGCGCATCCTCGTTCACCTTTCGGATTTGCATTTCGGCAAAGCCGACCCGGTTCTTCTGGAGCCTTTGCTCCAGAGCATCGAGCAGATTGCACCGGATGTCGTTGTGATTTCCGGGGATCTCACGCAGCGCGCCCGCGCCCATCAGTTCAAGGAGGCCCGCGCGTTTCTCGATCGGCTTAAGGCGCCGACGGTCGTCATCCCGGGTAATCATGACATACCGCTGAATGTCATTGAGCGCTTCGCCATGCCGCTCACCAAATATCGTCGCCACATTGCGCGCGACATTGAGCCCACCTATCAGGACGACGAAGTCTCCATCTTCAGTATCAATACTGCGCGTTCACTGACGACGGATCGGGGAAGCATCAGCACTGCGCAACTGAACCGCGCAGCCCGCTTTTTCGCGCAGGCCAAGCCGGGTGCCGTGCGCATCGTCGTGACTCATCATCCGTTTGATTTTCCGCGGGCGATTCGGGAGAAATATCGCGTCAGGCGCGCGCAACGTGCGATGGAAGTTCTCGCACGGCATCAAGCGGATCTCTTCCTTGCCGGTCATGCACACCGATGCTTTACGGTGTGTAGCGCCGAGCGGTACCGCATTGCCGGGTACTCTGCGTTGATCGTGCAGGCGGGTACAAGTATCTCGAGCCGTACGCGCGATGAACCGAATTCGTTCAACGTCCTGCGCATCGCACGACCCTATATTTCAGTCCAAAGTATCTTCTGGTCGCCGGAGAAAAGGCAGTTTGTCGGTGCCCAGCCCGCCAACTTTCAACACTCCGGCCAGGGTTGGCAGCCGTCAACCTCGATTGAGCAGGAAAAAGTGGGGTAA
- a CDS encoding RNA-binding protein, with translation MTMKNIYVGNMDYATSEQDLRSLFEPYGQVENVSVAKDKFSGQSRGFGFVEMANDEEANKAIAELNGRQVGSRALTVNEARPREARAPRSGGGYGGFGGRGGNRGGGGGGRGDSRGGGGRGRDRGGDRGGNRW, from the coding sequence ATGACGATGAAAAACATTTACGTGGGTAATATGGATTACGCCACCAGTGAGCAGGATCTTCGAAGCCTGTTCGAGCCGTATGGACAGGTAGAGAACGTGAGCGTCGCGAAAGACAAGTTCAGCGGGCAATCACGCGGTTTCGGCTTTGTGGAGATGGCGAACGACGAAGAAGCAAATAAGGCGATCGCTGAACTGAACGGGCGCCAAGTGGGAAGCCGCGCGCTCACCGTCAACGAAGCGCGTCCTCGTGAAGCACGCGCGCCCCGGTCCGGAGGTGGATACGGCGGCTTTGGCGGACGAGGCGGTAATCGCGGCGGCGGCGGTGGTGGTCGCGGTGACAGCCGTGGCGGCGGCGGCCGTGGACGTGACCGCGGTGGCGACCGTGGTGGTAATCGCTGGTAG
- a CDS encoding class I SAM-dependent methyltransferase — translation MLKLLVRKLRAGYARATRQRVFRDIYRRNLWSGGESVSGGGSSLQATAHVREALPGLLRQLGVRTMLDAPCGDFYWMSQVELPLDHYVGIDIVPDLVENNHRRYGSPTRSFLVLDAIKDDLPHTDLVLCRHLLIHLPLRDCRRVLRNFQRSGAKYLLVTQQPQVSVNREIHTGSFRPLNLMLPPFDFPRPVQTFTDATAVGDPAVLALYDFQTLQLG, via the coding sequence ATGTTGAAGCTGCTGGTTCGCAAACTTCGGGCAGGATACGCGCGTGCCACCCGGCAGAGGGTATTCCGCGACATCTACCGCCGTAACTTGTGGTCGGGCGGCGAGTCCGTGTCCGGCGGAGGTTCCTCCCTGCAGGCGACGGCGCACGTCCGCGAGGCTCTGCCGGGACTTCTGCGCCAACTGGGAGTCCGAACCATGCTGGATGCCCCTTGCGGCGACTTCTACTGGATGTCGCAGGTGGAATTGCCGCTGGACCATTACGTCGGTATCGATATCGTGCCTGACCTGGTCGAAAATAACCACCGCAGGTACGGGTCACCCACTCGAAGCTTCCTGGTTCTGGACGCCATCAAGGACGACTTGCCGCATACTGACCTGGTGCTCTGCCGGCATCTGTTGATTCATCTTCCCCTCCGCGATTGCCGCCGGGTTTTGCGGAATTTTCAGAGAAGCGGGGCAAAGTACCTGCTGGTCACGCAACAGCCCCAGGTATCCGTAAACCGTGAGATCCACACCGGCAGCTTTCGCCCGTTGAACCTGATGCTGCCGCCCTTCGACTTCCCGCGCCCGGTGCAGACTTTCACTGACGCCACCGCTGTCGGGGACCCGGCAGTCCTGGCTCTATACGATTTCCAGACCCTCCAACTCGGATAG
- a CDS encoding MFS transporter, which produces MSQHDSAVETAQVRAAEPVARPSALRTALAGLIGNVLEWFDFAVYGYFATDIGHQFFPKSSASAQQLLAFGVFAIGFFARPVGSLVLGMVGDRIGRRALLTLSIGLMGGSTLIMGLLPTYEQIGMMAPILLVTMRVIQGFSVGGEFTGSMVFTTEASNPLTRGIVSSSTAAGVTIGFILGSGSAWAINAALSPEQVVTWGWRVPFIGSVLFCVVGWLLRRGIHETAEGMKAREIRPALIPSLVADWLPMLQTFGIVATTNAAYYLTFTYMVERRKSLSGGGADFLLANTLSLVIVLLAKPFGGWLSDRTGRRRLMLILTAAMIAFIYPSFRLMLSGSPAEFVLAQVMLAVPIGMALGLQGAMVVEIFPLRTRVTSMSIAYSVTLAAAGGTAPLISAWLIETLKQPLAPAFYVMLHGVIGLLLLFPMKETNDRRLDE; this is translated from the coding sequence ATGAGCCAACACGACTCCGCCGTGGAAACAGCGCAAGTCCGCGCCGCCGAACCAGTCGCGCGCCCGTCCGCCCTTCGAACTGCCCTTGCCGGCCTGATCGGCAACGTGCTGGAGTGGTTCGATTTTGCCGTCTACGGCTATTTCGCCACCGATATCGGCCACCAGTTCTTTCCGAAATCCAGCGCTAGCGCGCAGCAACTGCTGGCGTTCGGTGTGTTCGCCATCGGATTCTTTGCGCGTCCGGTGGGCAGCCTGGTGCTCGGCATGGTCGGCGACCGCATTGGCCGTCGCGCCCTGCTTACGCTCTCCATTGGCCTGATGGGCGGTTCCACGTTGATCATGGGGCTGCTTCCCACTTACGAGCAGATCGGCATGATGGCGCCCATTCTGCTTGTCACCATGCGCGTGATCCAGGGATTCTCGGTCGGCGGTGAGTTTACCGGATCCATGGTCTTCACCACGGAGGCATCGAACCCGCTCACGCGTGGCATCGTGAGCAGTTCCACGGCGGCGGGCGTGACCATCGGCTTCATTCTCGGATCAGGTTCCGCGTGGGCCATCAACGCCGCACTCAGTCCCGAACAGGTCGTGACGTGGGGATGGCGTGTCCCCTTCATCGGCAGCGTTCTCTTTTGCGTGGTCGGGTGGCTTCTCCGCCGCGGCATCCACGAAACCGCCGAGGGCATGAAGGCGCGTGAAATCCGACCGGCGCTTATCCCGTCGCTCGTTGCCGACTGGCTGCCCATGTTGCAAACCTTCGGCATCGTCGCCACTACGAATGCTGCTTATTACCTCACCTTTACTTACATGGTAGAGCGCCGCAAGAGCCTTTCCGGCGGGGGAGCTGACTTCCTGCTCGCCAACACGCTCAGCCTCGTGATCGTATTGCTGGCGAAACCGTTCGGCGGATGGCTTTCGGACCGCACCGGACGCCGTCGCTTGATGCTCATCTTGACCGCGGCCATGATTGCATTCATCTACCCCTCGTTCCGCCTCATGCTCTCCGGTTCGCCCGCCGAATTCGTTCTGGCGCAGGTGATGCTGGCGGTGCCGATCGGCATGGCTCTCGGACTTCAGGGCGCCATGGTGGTCGAAATCTTTCCGCTGCGCACGCGCGTCACATCGATGAGCATTGCCTACAGCGTCACCCTCGCCGCCGCCGGAGGCACCGCCCCGCTCATTTCGGCCTGGCTGATCGAGACGCTGAAGCAACCGCTAGCCCCGGCGTTCTACGTCATGCTCCATGGCGTGATCGGATTGCTCCTGCTCTTCCCGATGAAGGAAACCAACGACCGGCGCTTGGACGAGTAG
- a CDS encoding amidohydrolase family protein, which translates to MLPKVLCGFHRKASEIAGLLVLTGLLSGLMSAQDPPPWKNDPLFQRLAGALDPVAAIDTHTHLLGLGAMSFDPKEAAQGPVLLRSTHPWLPAMIKARFDVTVDPRDWVLTDKSIANARAAMIKKLGEHGYWINHLDYTNTEVVLVNSNIRQGTDGQRLRWVPTASILLYPLAADHLMARSPRHKDDIATLQRDLQGVLKEANLTAVPEDFGTYIIFVDQTLHRWQKQGAVAVKFIDAYLRTLHIAEISQVQAARLYAEGQKKPLSRDEYIALQDFVWRHILLEAGKLHLVVHIHSSLGIPPFMRTYDSDVSNLDDVLTDPQFFATPIVLIHGGLPWHEIAAYQALKPNVWIDISTMAFLYPVPAFADRLRAYLVLAPEKVLYGTDAAPYPSVVGGADVLHIMLSRATRDALYLGLAGLVRDSVINEAEAVAIGRGVLRDNARRLYGWK; encoded by the coding sequence ATGTTACCCAAGGTTCTTTGCGGATTTCACAGGAAGGCGTCAGAGATCGCAGGTCTGCTGGTGCTGACCGGACTATTGTCGGGCCTAATGTCCGCTCAAGACCCGCCCCCGTGGAAGAATGATCCACTCTTCCAGCGCCTTGCTGGAGCACTTGACCCAGTTGCCGCGATCGATACTCACACACACCTGCTTGGCCTCGGCGCGATGAGCTTCGATCCGAAGGAGGCCGCCCAAGGGCCAGTGCTGCTGCGCAGCACGCATCCCTGGCTCCCCGCCATGATAAAGGCACGGTTTGACGTCACCGTAGATCCACGTGACTGGGTGTTAACTGATAAATCGATTGCGAACGCACGTGCCGCAATGATTAAGAAGTTAGGCGAGCACGGCTACTGGATAAATCATCTAGACTACACGAACACTGAAGTTGTCCTCGTCAACTCCAATATCCGGCAAGGTACTGATGGCCAGCGCCTGCGCTGGGTGCCTACTGCCAGTATTCTGTTATATCCATTGGCCGCCGACCATTTGATGGCTCGCAGTCCGCGACACAAGGACGACATCGCGACCCTGCAGCGAGATCTGCAAGGTGTTTTGAAAGAGGCCAATCTCACCGCAGTGCCCGAGGACTTTGGCACCTATATCATCTTTGTTGATCAGACGCTGCACCGCTGGCAAAAGCAAGGTGCAGTGGCTGTGAAGTTTATTGACGCATATCTTCGCACGTTACATATCGCTGAGATTTCCCAGGTTCAGGCCGCGAGGCTCTATGCCGAGGGGCAAAAGAAGCCGCTGTCGCGCGATGAATATATAGCACTGCAGGACTTCGTGTGGCGCCACATCCTTCTCGAGGCTGGAAAGCTTCATCTTGTCGTCCACATCCACTCCTCTCTCGGTATACCGCCGTTCATGCGAACGTACGACTCCGACGTTAGTAACCTCGATGATGTGTTGACCGATCCCCAATTCTTTGCGACTCCGATCGTCCTCATCCACGGCGGTTTGCCATGGCATGAGATCGCGGCCTACCAAGCTCTTAAGCCTAACGTATGGATCGATATTTCAACGATGGCCTTCCTTTACCCGGTACCTGCTTTTGCGGATCGCCTGCGCGCGTATCTGGTGTTAGCCCCCGAGAAGGTGCTTTACGGCACAGATGCAGCCCCTTATCCGTCCGTAGTTGGCGGTGCCGATGTACTGCACATAATGCTTTCGCGTGCGACGCGCGACGCGCTGTACTTGGGGTTGGCTGGTTTGGTTCGTGACAGTGTGATTAACGAAGCTGAAGCAGTGGCAATTGGGCGCGGGGTTCTGCGTGATAATGCGCGACGCTTGTATGGATGGAAGTAA
- a CDS encoding metal-sulfur cluster assembly factor, which translates to MALTTEAVWDKLRNCYDPEIPLNVVDLGLIYNVNIENEGDVVIDMTLTAQGCPSHAEISRDIKMTVLSTPGVNNCKVNVVWDPPWTPERISAEGRQKLGIEDE; encoded by the coding sequence ATGGCACTTACGACAGAAGCTGTGTGGGACAAGCTGCGCAACTGCTACGATCCCGAGATTCCGTTGAACGTCGTGGATCTCGGTTTGATCTACAACGTCAACATTGAGAACGAAGGCGACGTGGTGATCGACATGACGCTGACGGCGCAGGGGTGTCCGTCGCACGCTGAGATCAGCCGCGATATCAAGATGACGGTGCTGAGCACGCCGGGCGTGAACAACTGCAAGGTGAACGTCGTGTGGGATCCGCCGTGGACGCCGGAACGCATCAGCGCGGAAGGCCGGCAAAAACTGGGAATCGAAGACGAGTAG
- a CDS encoding glycine C-acetyltransferase, with product MTTATRTDPLSYLGKQLDELKAKGTHFRLRVLEDEQAPVCTFDGKQVINLASNNYLGLTTHPKLREAALAATKKYGVGSGAVRTIAGTMSLHMELEEKIARFKGTEACVVFQSGFTANAGTVSAILGKEDFIISDELNHASIIDGARLSRAKILVFRHKDVAHAEEQLASVKDQPGHKLVITDGVFSMDGDIGPLPGLCEVAEKYGAIMMVDDAHASGVLGRNGRGTVDHFGVHGRVDVQVGTLSKAIGALGGYVCGSKDLIDFLYHRGRPFLFSTSHPPSVAATCIAAFDVLQDEPELIDQLWDNTKYWKKELGGLGFNIGGQNTPASETPITPIIIGDGKLTMEFSRELFKEGVLGTGIAFPTVPEGKARIRTIMTATHTREQLDKALETLKRVGKRLGILQ from the coding sequence ATGACAACAGCAACCCGCACTGATCCTCTTTCTTATCTAGGCAAACAGCTCGACGAACTGAAAGCGAAAGGAACGCACTTCAGGTTACGCGTGCTCGAAGACGAGCAAGCTCCGGTCTGCACTTTCGACGGCAAGCAGGTCATCAACCTGGCGTCGAACAACTACCTTGGACTGACCACGCACCCGAAGCTGCGCGAAGCGGCTCTGGCCGCCACGAAAAAGTACGGCGTCGGCTCGGGCGCGGTGCGCACGATCGCCGGGACCATGTCGCTGCACATGGAACTCGAAGAAAAGATCGCGCGCTTTAAGGGCACGGAAGCTTGTGTCGTATTCCAGTCGGGCTTCACGGCGAATGCCGGAACGGTTTCGGCGATCCTCGGCAAGGAAGACTTCATCATCTCCGATGAGTTAAACCACGCGTCGATCATCGACGGAGCGCGCCTGTCTCGCGCTAAGATCCTCGTCTTCCGCCACAAAGATGTTGCACACGCCGAAGAGCAGCTCGCCAGTGTGAAAGATCAGCCTGGACACAAATTGGTCATAACCGACGGTGTCTTCTCCATGGATGGCGACATCGGGCCGCTTCCCGGCTTATGTGAGGTGGCCGAAAAATACGGCGCCATCATGATGGTGGATGACGCGCACGCCAGCGGTGTGCTCGGGCGCAACGGACGCGGAACCGTGGACCACTTCGGCGTTCACGGACGCGTTGACGTGCAGGTTGGAACGCTGTCGAAGGCCATTGGCGCACTCGGCGGATACGTCTGCGGCTCCAAGGACCTGATCGACTTCCTGTATCACCGCGGTCGTCCGTTCCTGTTCTCCACGTCGCATCCGCCGTCAGTCGCGGCAACATGCATCGCGGCGTTCGATGTTCTCCAGGATGAACCAGAGTTGATCGATCAGCTCTGGGACAACACGAAGTACTGGAAGAAGGAGCTCGGTGGGTTGGGCTTCAACATCGGCGGACAGAACACGCCAGCTAGCGAAACACCCATCACGCCGATCATCATCGGAGACGGCAAGCTCACGATGGAGTTCTCGCGCGAGCTGTTCAAGGAAGGCGTGCTCGGAACCGGCATTGCGTTCCCGACGGTTCCGGAAGGCAAAGCTCGCATCCGCACGATCATGACCGCGACGCACACGCGTGAACAACTCGACAAAGCGCTGGAGACGTTGAAGCGCGTTGGAAAGCGGTTGGGGATCCTGCAGTAG